In one Lysobacter alkalisoli genomic region, the following are encoded:
- the ettA gene encoding energy-dependent translational throttle protein EttA — protein sequence MSSQYIYTMNGVSKVVPPKRQIIKDISLSFFPGAKIGLLGLNGAGKSTVLKIMAGVDTDFEGEARPQPGIKVGYLAQEPELNPEHTVREAVEEGVGEVLQAQAALDRVYDAYAEEGADFDKLAAEQQRLEAILASNDAHLLEQQLEVAADALRIPPWDAKIGPLSGGEKRRVALCRLLLSKPDMLLLDEPTNHLDAESVEWLEQFLARYTGTVVAVTHDRYFLDNAAEWILELDRGRGIPWKGNYTEWLVQKDARLKQEENQEKARQKAIQKELEWSRQNAKGGRSKGKARLGRLEELQSVDYQKRNETNEIFIPPGERLGNSVIEFKNVSKKFGDRLLIDDLSIIVPPGAIVGIIGPNGAGKSTLFKMITGQEKPDSGQINIGPTVKLAYVDQSREKLEGNHNVFQEVSGGADILNINGIEIQSRAYIGRFNFKGQDQQKMVGTLSGGERGRLHMAKTLLQGGNVLLLDEPSNDLDIETLRALEDALLEFPGNTFVISHDRWFLDRIATHILAFEGDSHVEFFQGNYREYEEDKKRRLGEEGAKPHRLRFKALK from the coding sequence ATGTCCTCGCAATACATCTACACCATGAACGGCGTCAGCAAGGTCGTGCCGCCGAAGCGCCAGATCATCAAGGACATCTCGCTGTCCTTCTTCCCGGGCGCCAAGATCGGCCTGCTGGGCCTCAACGGCGCCGGCAAGTCGACGGTACTGAAGATCATGGCCGGCGTGGACACCGACTTCGAGGGCGAGGCGCGCCCGCAGCCGGGCATCAAGGTCGGCTACCTGGCGCAGGAGCCGGAACTGAACCCCGAGCACACCGTCCGCGAGGCGGTGGAGGAAGGCGTCGGCGAGGTGCTGCAGGCACAGGCTGCGCTGGACAGGGTCTACGACGCCTATGCCGAGGAGGGCGCCGACTTCGACAAGCTGGCCGCCGAGCAGCAGCGCCTGGAGGCCATCCTCGCCTCCAACGACGCGCACCTGCTGGAGCAGCAACTGGAGGTCGCCGCCGACGCGCTGCGCATCCCGCCGTGGGACGCGAAGATCGGACCGCTGTCGGGCGGCGAGAAACGCCGCGTCGCGCTGTGCCGCCTGCTGCTGTCCAAGCCCGACATGCTGCTGCTCGACGAGCCGACCAACCACCTGGATGCCGAGTCGGTCGAATGGCTGGAGCAGTTCCTGGCCCGCTACACCGGCACCGTGGTGGCGGTGACGCATGACCGCTACTTCCTCGACAACGCCGCCGAATGGATCCTGGAACTCGACCGCGGCCGCGGCATCCCGTGGAAGGGCAACTACACCGAATGGCTGGTGCAGAAGGATGCGCGCCTGAAACAGGAAGAGAACCAGGAAAAGGCGCGCCAGAAGGCGATCCAGAAGGAGCTGGAGTGGTCGCGGCAGAACGCCAAGGGCGGCCGCTCCAAGGGCAAGGCGCGCCTGGGCCGGCTGGAGGAGCTGCAGTCGGTCGATTACCAGAAGCGCAACGAGACCAACGAGATCTTCATTCCGCCGGGCGAGCGCCTCGGCAATTCGGTGATCGAGTTCAAGAACGTCAGCAAGAAGTTCGGCGACCGCCTGCTGATCGACGACCTGAGCATCATCGTGCCGCCGGGCGCGATCGTCGGCATCATCGGTCCCAACGGCGCCGGCAAGTCGACCCTGTTCAAGATGATCACCGGGCAGGAGAAGCCGGACTCGGGCCAGATCAACATCGGTCCGACCGTGAAGCTGGCCTACGTCGACCAGAGCCGCGAGAAGCTGGAAGGCAACCACAACGTGTTCCAGGAGGTCTCCGGCGGCGCCGACATCCTCAACATCAACGGCATCGAGATCCAGTCGCGCGCCTACATCGGCCGCTTCAACTTCAAGGGCCAGGACCAGCAGAAGATGGTCGGCACCCTGTCGGGCGGCGAGCGCGGCCGCCTGCACATGGCCAAGACCCTGTTGCAGGGCGGCAACGTGCTGCTGCTCGACGAGCCGTCCAACGACCTCGACATCGAGACCCTGCGTGCGCTGGAAGACGCGCTGCTGGAGTTCCCGGGCAACACCTTCGTCATCTCGCATGACCGCTGGTTCCTGGACCGCATCGCCACCCACATCCTCGCCTTCGAGGGCGACAGCCACGTGGAGTTCTTCCAGGGCAACTACCGCGAGTACGAGGAAGACAAGAAGCGCCGCCTCGGCGAGGAAGGCGCCAAGCCGCACCGGTTGCGGTTCAAGGCGTTGAAGTGA
- the pyrF gene encoding orotidine-5'-phosphate decarboxylase → MNFVTALKTRWQQANTLVCVGLDPEPARFPAKFADDPDAAFNFCRDIVDATAEYVCAFKPQIAHFAALGAEDALTRLVAHIHAAHPGIPVILDSKRGDIGSTAKHYASEAFDRYAADAVTVNPYLGRDSVQPFLDHADKGVVILCRTSNPGASDLQDLVVSDNGRDARPLYQHVAEKIARDWNANGNCALVVGATWPEQLKQVRAIVGDLPFLVPGVGAQGGDVEAVVRNAKTADGTGLVVSSSRAVLHASDGDDYAEAAATAARTLRDEINRYR, encoded by the coding sequence ATGAATTTCGTCACCGCCCTGAAAACCCGCTGGCAACAGGCCAACACCCTGGTCTGCGTCGGCCTCGATCCGGAACCGGCGAGGTTCCCGGCGAAGTTCGCCGACGATCCGGACGCGGCATTCAACTTCTGCCGCGACATCGTCGATGCCACCGCGGAGTATGTCTGCGCGTTCAAGCCGCAGATCGCCCACTTCGCCGCGCTTGGCGCCGAGGACGCGCTGACACGCCTGGTCGCGCACATCCATGCCGCCCACCCCGGCATCCCGGTGATTCTCGATTCCAAGCGTGGCGACATCGGCAGCACCGCGAAGCACTACGCCAGCGAGGCATTCGACCGCTACGCCGCCGACGCGGTGACGGTGAACCCCTACCTCGGCCGCGACTCGGTGCAGCCCTTCCTCGACCACGCCGACAAGGGCGTGGTGATCCTTTGCCGCACCTCGAACCCGGGTGCCAGCGACCTCCAGGACCTGGTCGTGTCCGATAACGGCCGCGATGCCCGCCCGCTGTATCAACACGTCGCCGAAAAGATCGCCCGCGACTGGAACGCGAACGGCAACTGCGCGCTGGTGGTCGGCGCGACCTGGCCGGAGCAGTTGAAGCAAGTACGCGCGATCGTCGGCGACCTGCCGTTCCTGGTGCCGGGCGTCGGCGCACAGGGCGGCGATGTCGAGGCCGTGGTGAGGAACGCGAAGACCGCCGATGGCACCGGTCTGGTCGTCAGCAGTTCGCGCGCGGTGCTGCATGCCTCGGATGGCGACGACTACGCCGAAGCGGCCGCGACCGCGGCGCGTACCTTGCGCGACGAGATCAACCGCTACCGGTAA
- a CDS encoding glycosyltransferase family 2 protein, with protein sequence MNRGHGVDGIAAGITAIVVSHCSAETIDNCLQRLRASTGVAEIRVVDNASGDDTVEIVQRHAASDLRVRFIANPDNPGFAVACNQGAADSAAPWLAFVNPDCLLEPEALSRLHALAGGGDCLLGADLVGEDGHRDAAARRRDPDFGAMLSGMLRPGRASAMAVPPDDAQELQPVNAVSGALMLMPRALFERIGGFDEGYRLHAEDLDLCRRAREAGARVAVANRVRVLHVRGVSSRRRPLFVEWHKHRGLWRYFRKFEAGRRGVLMRGFVFAAIWARFPLAAARACIRSL encoded by the coding sequence ATGAATCGCGGACACGGGGTGGACGGCATCGCCGCAGGCATCACCGCAATCGTGGTCAGCCACTGCAGCGCCGAAACCATCGACAACTGCCTGCAGCGCCTGCGCGCCAGTACCGGCGTGGCCGAGATCCGGGTGGTCGACAACGCTTCCGGCGACGACACCGTCGAGATCGTCCAGCGCCATGCTGCCAGCGACCTGCGGGTGCGCTTCATCGCCAATCCGGACAATCCCGGCTTCGCGGTGGCTTGCAACCAGGGGGCGGCCGACAGCGCGGCGCCGTGGCTGGCCTTCGTCAATCCCGATTGCCTGCTCGAGCCGGAGGCGCTGTCGCGGCTGCATGCGCTGGCCGGTGGTGGCGATTGCCTGCTGGGGGCCGACCTGGTCGGCGAGGACGGCCATCGTGATGCCGCTGCGCGACGGCGCGATCCCGATTTCGGCGCGATGCTGTCCGGCATGTTGCGTCCCGGTCGGGCGTCGGCCATGGCGGTGCCGCCGGACGATGCGCAGGAACTGCAGCCGGTCAACGCAGTGTCGGGCGCGCTGATGCTGATGCCGCGCGCGCTGTTCGAGCGGATTGGCGGCTTCGACGAAGGCTACCGCCTGCATGCCGAAGACCTCGACCTGTGCCGGCGCGCGCGCGAGGCCGGGGCACGGGTGGCGGTCGCCAACCGTGTGCGGGTGTTGCACGTTCGCGGGGTATCCAGCCGCCGGCGCCCGCTGTTCGTCGAATGGCACAAGCATCGTGGCTTGTGGCGCTACTTCCGCAAATTCGAGGCCGGGCGGCGCGGGGTCTTGATGCGCGGGTTCGTGTTCGCGGCGATATGGGCCCGTTTCCCGCTGGCGGCAGCTCGGGCGTGCATCCGTTCGCTCTGA
- a CDS encoding glycosyltransferase family 2 protein, which yields MARPPAELPIVVIPVGTDDAALDACLGALEASTPPGTRVWLADDARVGPRGYAIIERWIAATSLQADYSRRERGIGEVAHLDQALAACGDADVVVLAPDAVPAHGWLDRLAACLGADGAIATATPWCNAGEAAAWPRIGEIAPLPDDLQPLARATAAMPGLCPELPAGVSHAVLIRGSARLRAGGLDATSYGSWYAALIDLSLRLAGLGWRNVLCDTAYVARTVEGVPFEGDMERLAVRWPDWHPRLANFLMHDPLREPRARLGALLAGIGRPDPQRDLFRDRDETGSGAPGTAASSTAASSTAASSTADAAADEEDRR from the coding sequence ATGGCCCGGCCGCCGGCTGAACTGCCGATCGTCGTAATCCCGGTCGGCACTGACGATGCCGCGCTCGACGCCTGCCTCGGCGCATTGGAGGCGTCCACGCCGCCCGGGACCCGGGTCTGGTTGGCCGACGATGCGCGGGTAGGACCGCGCGGCTACGCGATCATCGAACGCTGGATCGCGGCAACCTCGCTGCAGGCCGACTACAGCCGGCGCGAGCGCGGCATCGGCGAAGTCGCCCATCTCGACCAGGCGTTGGCCGCCTGCGGGGACGCCGATGTCGTCGTGCTGGCGCCGGACGCGGTGCCGGCGCATGGCTGGCTGGACCGCCTTGCCGCCTGTCTGGGCGCCGATGGCGCCATCGCCACTGCCACACCCTGGTGCAATGCCGGCGAGGCCGCGGCATGGCCGCGGATCGGCGAGATCGCGCCGCTGCCCGATGACCTCCAGCCCCTCGCACGTGCCACCGCGGCGATGCCGGGGTTGTGTCCGGAATTGCCGGCCGGCGTTTCGCATGCGGTGCTGATCCGCGGCAGTGCGCGGCTCAGGGCCGGAGGGCTGGATGCCACCAGTTACGGCTCCTGGTATGCCGCCCTGATCGACCTGTCGCTGCGACTGGCCGGCCTGGGCTGGCGCAACGTGCTCTGCGACACCGCCTACGTCGCCCGTACGGTCGAAGGAGTGCCGTTCGAGGGCGACATGGAACGGTTGGCGGTACGCTGGCCGGACTGGCACCCGCGGCTGGCGAATTTCCTGATGCACGACCCGCTGCGCGAACCGCGCGCCCGCCTGGGTGCGCTGCTGGCCGGGATCGGTCGGCCCGATCCGCAACGCGACCTGTTCCGGGATCGCGACGAAACCGGCTCCGGGGCGCCGGGTACAGCTGCATCGAGCACAGCTGCATCGAGCACAGCTGCATCGAGCACAGCGGACGCCGCCGCTGACGAAGAGGACCGGCGATGA
- the gspD gene encoding type II secretion system secretin GspD, which translates to MNRRDESTAPSLAGARPWLLAASIAMLLNACASAPTPRVSREADLSPRVQTTLPPADSVEALPDDAGPRPQIRRGTGQVINQSAAAAPPPGLGATTGEATFNFEGESLQAVVKAILGDMLGQNYVIAPGVQGTVTLATPKPVSPASALGLLEMVLGWNNARMVYADGRYNIVPADQALPGNIAPRTGSPASARGFEVRAVPLNYISAEEMKKLLEPYARPNAIVSTDPARNVISIGGTRAELENYLRTIEIFDVDWLSGMSVGVYPIQSGKASDVVSDLEKVFGEESKSPVAGMFRFMPLDGANAVLVITPQARYLDDIQQWLERIDSAGGDMQLFSYDLKYIDAGDLAQRLAEVFGGSSSAGARGGNASLMPGLEQMDLKGGGGDAGNTGGRGGASGGELGSMSLNQRSGGDGSVMLEVEGAKVGVSAVAETNSLLVRGSPAAWKSIRDVIERLDVMPTQVHIEAQIALVTLTGDLSYGVNWFFETAVTDAGLPSAVGRDTWSTISGSVTGRASDGSGGLAWTFLGRNAAAVINALDQVTDVQMLQSPSLFVRNNTEATFNVGARIPVRSVTFNPGTGTDGTIGQVQYLDTGTILTVRPRVTADDMVFLDIVQEVSAPGDEPDEFGNVRVDTRKLKTEAAVRSGETVMLAGLITDTTRRGSSGFPGLSRIPVIGGLFGRQNTSTGREETIILLTPKIVRNPQEARNLTDEYGRRFRAMEPLHRAPKN; encoded by the coding sequence ATGAATCGACGCGACGAATCAACCGCACCGTCCCTGGCCGGCGCCCGGCCCTGGCTGTTGGCCGCCTCCATCGCGATGTTGCTCAATGCCTGCGCCAGTGCGCCAACCCCGCGGGTCAGCCGCGAGGCCGACCTCAGTCCGCGGGTGCAGACCACGTTGCCTCCTGCCGACAGCGTCGAGGCGTTGCCGGACGATGCCGGCCCGCGACCCCAGATCCGTCGAGGTACCGGCCAGGTCATCAACCAGAGTGCCGCCGCCGCACCGCCGCCCGGCCTGGGCGCCACTACCGGCGAGGCCACCTTCAACTTCGAGGGCGAATCGCTGCAGGCGGTGGTCAAGGCCATTCTCGGCGACATGCTCGGGCAGAACTACGTGATCGCGCCGGGCGTGCAGGGCACCGTGACCCTGGCCACGCCCAAGCCGGTCAGTCCTGCCAGCGCGCTGGGCCTGCTGGAAATGGTGCTGGGCTGGAACAATGCCCGCATGGTCTATGCCGACGGTCGTTACAACATCGTCCCGGCCGACCAGGCGCTGCCCGGCAACATCGCTCCGCGCACCGGCAGCCCGGCATCCGCGCGCGGCTTCGAGGTCCGCGCGGTGCCACTGAACTACATCTCCGCCGAGGAGATGAAGAAGCTGCTCGAACCTTACGCACGGCCCAATGCCATCGTCTCCACCGACCCGGCACGCAACGTGATCAGCATCGGCGGCACCCGCGCCGAGCTGGAGAACTACCTGCGCACCATCGAGATCTTCGACGTCGACTGGCTGTCGGGGATGTCGGTGGGTGTCTATCCGATCCAGTCCGGCAAGGCCAGCGACGTGGTCTCCGACCTGGAGAAGGTGTTCGGCGAGGAGAGTAAATCGCCGGTCGCCGGCATGTTCCGGTTCATGCCGCTGGATGGTGCCAACGCGGTGCTGGTGATCACCCCCCAGGCCCGCTACCTGGACGACATCCAGCAGTGGCTGGAACGCATCGACAGCGCTGGCGGCGACATGCAGCTGTTCAGTTACGACCTCAAGTACATCGATGCCGGCGACCTTGCCCAGCGGCTGGCCGAGGTGTTCGGCGGCAGTTCCTCGGCCGGCGCGCGCGGCGGCAACGCGAGCCTGATGCCGGGATTGGAGCAGATGGACCTGAAGGGCGGGGGCGGTGATGCGGGCAATACCGGCGGTCGCGGTGGCGCGAGCGGCGGCGAGCTCGGCAGCATGTCGCTGAACCAGCGCAGCGGCGGCGACGGCAGCGTGATGCTGGAGGTCGAAGGCGCGAAGGTCGGGGTGTCGGCGGTGGCCGAAACCAACTCGCTGCTCGTGCGCGGTTCGCCGGCGGCCTGGAAATCGATCCGCGACGTGATCGAGCGCCTTGACGTGATGCCGACCCAGGTCCATATCGAGGCACAGATTGCCCTGGTCACCCTGACCGGCGACCTGAGCTACGGCGTCAACTGGTTCTTCGAGACCGCGGTGACCGATGCCGGCCTGCCGAGCGCGGTGGGGCGCGATACCTGGAGCACGATCTCCGGCAGCGTCACCGGGCGCGCCAGCGACGGCAGCGGCGGCCTGGCCTGGACCTTCCTCGGCCGCAACGCCGCGGCGGTGATCAACGCGCTCGACCAGGTGACCGACGTGCAGATGCTGCAGTCGCCGTCGCTGTTCGTGCGCAACAACACCGAGGCCACCTTCAACGTCGGTGCGCGAATCCCGGTGCGGTCGGTGACGTTCAATCCGGGCACCGGCACCGACGGGACCATCGGCCAGGTGCAGTATCTCGACACCGGCACCATCCTCACGGTGCGCCCGCGGGTCACCGCGGACGACATGGTCTTCCTCGACATCGTCCAGGAGGTCAGCGCGCCGGGCGATGAGCCGGACGAGTTCGGCAACGTCCGCGTCGATACCCGCAAGCTCAAGACCGAAGCGGCGGTGCGCAGCGGCGAGACGGTGATGCTGGCCGGCCTGATCACCGACACCACCCGCCGCGGTTCGTCGGGGTTCCCGGGGTTGAGCCGGATCCCGGTGATCGGCGGCCTGTTCGGGCGCCAGAACACCAGCACCGGCCGCGAGGAAACCATCATCCTGCTGACCCCGAAGATCGTGCGCAATCCGCAGGAAGCGCGGAACCTGACCGATGAGTACGGCCGCCGCTTCCGCGCGATGGAGCCACTCCACCGGGCTCCGAAAAACTGA
- a CDS encoding general secretion pathway protein GspN — protein sequence MRLESAGPRTWLLATVAGWALLALILAVAGMGGRIEPLASDEETLEPLPSLPPATEGMVEPLASYGEISRRPLFSDDRKPKPFSLQGEESEATDSAFDYVLTSVLITPGLRMAILQPADGSESVRVKLDEAPKSHPAWRLVELDVRAAVFEGPEGRRTMALRVFDGHGGRPPTEVAVRRPDAAGTRTAPAMAEGEPAGPAPSAVADANGKQAESQPDQATPATTPESQMEAIRQRIQARRAALREQAQNRQSPQPPPQPPAPPSDTPPSPNPPAESQ from the coding sequence ATGCGACTTGAGAGCGCCGGCCCGCGCACCTGGTTGCTGGCCACCGTCGCCGGCTGGGCCTTGCTGGCCCTGATCCTGGCCGTGGCCGGCATGGGTGGCCGGATCGAACCCCTGGCATCGGACGAGGAGACGCTCGAACCGTTGCCGTCGCTGCCACCGGCCACCGAGGGCATGGTCGAACCGCTGGCCAGCTACGGTGAAATCTCCCGACGACCCCTGTTCAGCGATGACCGCAAGCCCAAGCCGTTCTCGTTGCAGGGAGAAGAGAGCGAAGCCACCGATTCGGCCTTCGACTACGTGCTGACCAGCGTGCTGATCACGCCGGGCCTGCGGATGGCGATCCTGCAGCCGGCCGACGGCAGCGAGTCTGTCCGGGTCAAGCTCGATGAGGCGCCGAAATCGCACCCGGCCTGGCGGCTGGTCGAGCTGGATGTGCGCGCGGCGGTGTTCGAGGGGCCCGAAGGGCGTCGGACCATGGCCTTGCGCGTGTTCGACGGACATGGCGGACGGCCCCCGACGGAGGTGGCCGTGCGTCGCCCCGATGCTGCCGGTACCCGCACGGCTCCGGCGATGGCCGAGGGCGAGCCGGCCGGACCCGCGCCATCGGCCGTGGCTGACGCCAATGGCAAACAGGCCGAATCGCAGCCCGATCAGGCGACTCCGGCGACCACACCGGAATCGCAGATGGAAGCGATCCGCCAGCGCATCCAGGCCCGTCGTGCGGCCCTGCGCGAGCAGGCACAGAATCGCCAGAGTCCGCAACCCCCGCCGCAACCCCCTGCACCTCCATCAGACACGCCACCTTCGCCCAATCCGCCGGCAGAGAGCCAGTGA